A single Streptomyces sannanensis DNA region contains:
- a CDS encoding pPIWI_RE module domain-containing protein, whose amino-acid sequence MPPVYRSARTTAWRPADALASHTVPYRVLPFPEQWRDAVLTLCNAPRVAAGKEPWKTAPTWRLEQVLQAFAPDVLALPRPFYDRDPGAPAHWLCAPADLPDPLPGPVLDTVLKHWLRDLRPEPEYRGLLKETIAELAAHPPRWKTVHHELLPRDVPTDGGTARPSPHQYSLSPDWLARRILALGPYPYDGGQLIFRAMPRGPRDQGAQLVSEPIRFPGPDEKQDSWWSVTLSITLQTVPFDPLPRFNLRWSVRRWATRTNAKTGRLRLPWGASTTVLLRPRRPFLPGTPRSERFAVAALERYWDKDMGEKGDFADRWRAGGPAAMLAGLPLGEPFPDADAILTDPASWLRDDARAGILYRTAMGRHDVGPGFMAHQLSQLTAWAEGALTSELRRAPDLALIDRGTPANIPKGDKETVEAERCAQRRLATAYALDALDGVARQGGAPVLEARLLWQSPRLRDAALASLGELLGLKGDGGSFTAQQYDDATAGAPVVHEWSAPELTVRVRCMRPLVALSDRTADSLLAPLDLPTGTHIKDVQVTAATVARRDSAAQWLAAERTTEAPALALVEIGRAASYPSRLHDPKFAMRLGCGKAGFVTQFTTVPEAGGENGKGAETASSLRHRTLSAWNDGLRQLGARTLPRLAEDDGLPDGLRHAALWMVRKNRTTRNRWAAYLPVGVMITPDPAGTDAARVEGWDPEARSGAGAWVPYPELLLRLTTKAEVKPVLPSQRGSQDDEADTSEVQTESGTERPKRYQERERQRREAAEWLQGLRASLRTAPTVLFAEAHNARSHWTWLQDGRIERDRLQDGLAPARRLDPDLRMVRVRAGARNETPQWWGRAPEGKANGIQQGLWVPEDAAEDARVFFSTTAKPVQFKHAAVTADKLSPRPIAQGKRKGEPTIDTGQAAWMPGLLEIAVVGCHRDDGDDPRSLALLTHILRQPSDYDQALALPLPLHLAGLAQEYVLPTPKDDEAETGDAGATVQSDASDDLDDAQDASPVEQPVPNLELEALDVDTEGQLQLFEM is encoded by the coding sequence ATGCCACCCGTCTATCGCTCCGCCCGCACCACGGCCTGGCGCCCGGCCGACGCCTTGGCCTCTCACACCGTGCCCTACCGCGTCCTGCCCTTCCCCGAGCAGTGGCGGGACGCCGTCCTGACTCTCTGCAACGCGCCCCGGGTGGCAGCGGGCAAGGAGCCGTGGAAGACAGCACCGACCTGGCGCCTGGAACAGGTCCTGCAGGCTTTCGCGCCCGACGTCCTCGCGCTGCCACGCCCCTTCTACGACCGTGACCCGGGCGCGCCAGCCCACTGGCTATGTGCGCCCGCCGACCTCCCCGACCCGCTCCCCGGCCCTGTCCTGGACACCGTGCTCAAGCACTGGCTGCGTGACTTGCGGCCCGAGCCCGAGTACCGCGGCCTGCTGAAGGAGACCATCGCAGAACTGGCCGCCCATCCGCCGCGCTGGAAGACCGTCCACCATGAACTCCTGCCGCGTGACGTCCCGACCGATGGCGGCACCGCACGTCCGTCACCGCACCAGTACAGCCTCAGCCCCGACTGGCTGGCCCGGCGGATCCTCGCGCTAGGCCCGTACCCGTACGACGGTGGGCAGCTCATCTTCCGGGCCATGCCACGTGGACCACGTGACCAGGGTGCCCAACTCGTCTCCGAACCGATCCGGTTCCCCGGGCCGGACGAGAAGCAGGACTCCTGGTGGTCGGTGACGCTGTCGATCACGCTCCAGACCGTGCCGTTCGACCCGCTGCCGCGCTTCAACCTCCGCTGGTCGGTTCGCCGCTGGGCCACTCGTACCAACGCCAAGACGGGTCGGTTGCGCCTCCCGTGGGGTGCGAGCACCACCGTCCTGCTGCGTCCGCGCAGGCCGTTCCTGCCGGGCACGCCCCGCAGCGAGCGGTTCGCCGTCGCCGCTCTGGAGCGCTACTGGGACAAGGACATGGGTGAGAAGGGTGACTTCGCCGACCGGTGGCGCGCGGGCGGCCCCGCAGCGATGCTCGCCGGACTGCCCCTGGGCGAGCCCTTCCCGGACGCCGACGCGATCCTGACCGACCCCGCGTCCTGGCTGCGCGACGATGCCCGAGCCGGCATTCTGTACCGCACCGCTATGGGGCGGCACGACGTAGGCCCCGGCTTCATGGCACACCAGCTCTCACAGCTCACAGCCTGGGCGGAAGGCGCCCTCACGTCCGAACTGCGCCGCGCCCCGGACCTCGCGCTGATCGATCGAGGCACGCCCGCGAACATCCCCAAGGGCGACAAGGAGACGGTCGAAGCGGAACGGTGCGCTCAGCGCCGGCTGGCGACGGCCTACGCGCTGGACGCTCTCGACGGCGTAGCGCGCCAGGGCGGCGCTCCCGTGCTTGAGGCACGGCTGCTGTGGCAGTCGCCGCGGCTGCGCGACGCCGCTTTGGCCTCCCTCGGTGAGCTTCTGGGCCTTAAGGGCGACGGCGGGTCCTTCACCGCACAGCAGTACGACGACGCCACGGCCGGCGCGCCGGTCGTGCACGAGTGGTCCGCTCCGGAGCTGACCGTGCGGGTCCGCTGCATGCGCCCGCTCGTCGCGCTCAGTGACCGTACTGCCGACAGCCTCCTTGCCCCGCTCGACCTGCCCACCGGCACCCATATCAAGGACGTCCAGGTGACCGCCGCGACAGTGGCCCGCCGCGACAGCGCCGCACAGTGGCTGGCTGCGGAACGCACTACCGAAGCGCCGGCCCTCGCCCTGGTAGAGATCGGCCGCGCCGCGTCATATCCAAGCAGACTGCACGACCCGAAGTTCGCCATGCGACTCGGCTGTGGCAAGGCAGGCTTCGTCACACAGTTCACCACGGTGCCCGAAGCAGGCGGCGAGAACGGCAAGGGCGCGGAAACAGCGTCCAGCCTGCGGCACCGCACGCTAAGTGCCTGGAACGACGGCCTGCGGCAGCTCGGCGCGCGCACCCTCCCCCGGCTCGCCGAGGACGACGGACTGCCCGACGGACTGCGGCATGCCGCACTGTGGATGGTCCGTAAGAACCGTACGACCCGGAATCGCTGGGCCGCGTACCTCCCGGTCGGCGTCATGATCACCCCCGATCCGGCCGGCACCGACGCGGCCCGTGTCGAAGGCTGGGACCCCGAGGCGCGCTCCGGCGCAGGCGCCTGGGTCCCCTACCCCGAACTCCTGCTGAGGCTGACGACAAAAGCTGAGGTCAAGCCCGTTCTGCCCAGCCAGCGCGGCTCACAGGACGACGAGGCCGACACCTCGGAGGTGCAGACGGAAAGTGGGACCGAGCGCCCGAAACGCTACCAAGAACGTGAACGGCAGCGCCGTGAGGCCGCCGAGTGGCTTCAGGGTCTGCGTGCCTCCCTACGCACCGCACCAACCGTCCTGTTCGCCGAGGCCCACAACGCCCGCTCGCACTGGACCTGGCTCCAGGACGGCCGGATCGAACGGGATCGCCTGCAGGACGGCCTCGCTCCCGCTCGTCGCCTCGACCCCGACCTGCGGATGGTCCGGGTCCGCGCAGGCGCCCGGAACGAAACTCCGCAGTGGTGGGGGAGAGCCCCGGAGGGCAAGGCGAACGGCATCCAGCAGGGCTTGTGGGTGCCAGAGGATGCCGCTGAAGACGCCCGCGTGTTCTTCAGTACGACGGCCAAGCCCGTGCAGTTCAAGCACGCGGCGGTGACCGCCGACAAGCTCTCGCCCCGGCCGATCGCTCAGGGCAAGCGCAAGGGTGAACCCACCATCGACACCGGCCAGGCGGCCTGGATGCCGGGGCTGCTGGAGATCGCCGTCGTCGGTTGCCATCGGGACGACGGCGACGACCCTAGGTCCCTCGCGCTTCTCACCCATATTCTGCGCCAGCCCTCGGACTACGACCAGGCGCTTGCCCTGCCCCTGCCACTTCACCTGGCCGGCCTGGCACAGGAGTACGTACTGCCGACACCGAAGGACGACGAGGCGGAAACGGGAGACGCAGGGGCCACGGTCCAATCCGACGCTTCAGACGATTTGGATGACGCGCAGGACGCATCGCCGGTGGAACAGCCTGTGCCGAACTTGGAGTTGGAGGCACTCGACGTCGACACTGAAGGGCAGCTGCAACTGTTCGAAATGTAG
- a CDS encoding serine/threonine-protein kinase, with amino-acid sequence MVEPWPAGKKLAGRFSRAGEGAWGGMGVVYRATDDRHAERAVAVKFLWPRDPEATLRGYRTPTPQELRRFDRECEMHQRFGGRGVPAFVHADLSPPRPYLVTEYVDGDDLHAFLTRNRPTLSAAACVIVPLLEVLGRVHGAGVVHRDVKPANILLARRDGVVYLTDFGIALPKDPAATRYTNGRTPGTIGYMAPEIHRGERNPGPEADLYSVACIAFQMVTGRLVFEAGHSDYDLARLHCEERPPLLSDDVPGLPSEIVDITDRMLAKSPADRPPLELALEIWRPLLPSPGDSSPRPALDPDPTLPHRTPGTAAAPLSEAAPTGPRRPRVHRRPVGGPTRSALRNLCAEAEIEIERGEPDKAVDELTAMLLRAEQCLPGAVREVQSARLVVARAQMLRGETASAGRICRDVARRLADASAGTDAGELRARARLVAVQVMTAEGSPVQAVADTWLELAEELAFWPGPGPSRQTVEFCREVGVEVKELVLDARQGEVSPALPEAIRKLLDRLPGPA; translated from the coding sequence GTGGTGGAGCCATGGCCGGCGGGGAAGAAGCTCGCGGGCAGATTCAGCCGCGCCGGCGAAGGCGCATGGGGTGGCATGGGGGTCGTCTATCGGGCGACCGACGACAGGCATGCCGAGCGGGCGGTCGCGGTGAAGTTCCTGTGGCCTCGAGATCCGGAGGCCACCCTGCGCGGGTACCGGACTCCCACCCCACAAGAGCTACGGCGTTTCGACCGCGAGTGCGAAATGCACCAACGCTTCGGTGGCCGGGGCGTGCCAGCCTTCGTCCACGCCGATCTCTCCCCGCCGCGCCCGTACCTCGTCACAGAGTACGTCGACGGCGATGACCTGCATGCTTTTCTCACCCGGAACCGACCCACCCTGTCGGCTGCGGCGTGTGTGATCGTCCCGCTGCTGGAAGTGCTCGGTCGGGTGCACGGCGCGGGCGTGGTACACCGGGACGTCAAGCCAGCCAACATCCTGCTGGCCCGACGCGACGGCGTCGTATACCTCACCGACTTCGGCATCGCCCTGCCGAAAGATCCGGCGGCCACCCGGTACACCAACGGACGGACGCCCGGCACGATCGGCTACATGGCTCCGGAGATCCACCGCGGCGAACGGAACCCGGGCCCGGAGGCCGACCTCTACAGTGTCGCCTGCATCGCGTTCCAGATGGTAACTGGACGGCTGGTCTTCGAGGCCGGCCACTCCGACTACGACTTGGCCCGCCTGCACTGCGAGGAGCGGCCGCCGCTGCTCAGCGACGACGTCCCCGGCCTGCCGTCCGAGATCGTGGACATCACGGACCGTATGCTCGCCAAGTCGCCCGCCGATCGGCCGCCTCTGGAACTGGCACTTGAGATCTGGCGGCCCCTGCTGCCCTCGCCGGGCGACTCCTCTCCACGCCCCGCCCTCGACCCGGACCCGACCCTGCCCCATCGCACCCCGGGGACCGCTGCGGCCCCGCTCTCGGAAGCAGCGCCGACGGGTCCGCGCCGCCCTCGGGTGCATCGCCGACCCGTCGGCGGTCCCACCCGGTCCGCGCTCCGAAATCTGTGCGCCGAGGCCGAGATCGAAATCGAACGCGGCGAACCGGACAAGGCCGTCGACGAGTTGACCGCCATGCTGCTGCGCGCCGAGCAGTGCCTCCCTGGGGCGGTCCGCGAAGTGCAAAGCGCGCGCCTCGTCGTGGCCCGTGCTCAGATGCTGCGCGGAGAGACTGCCTCCGCGGGCCGCATCTGCCGGGATGTCGCCAGGCGGCTCGCGGACGCATCGGCCGGCACGGATGCCGGTGAACTGCGAGCACGGGCACGGCTCGTCGCGGTCCAGGTGATGACCGCGGAAGGGAGCCCGGTCCAGGCGGTGGCCGACACTTGGCTGGAGCTGGCCGAGGAACTCGCGTTCTGGCCCGGGCCAGGACCATCCCGCCAGACCGTGGAATTCTGCCGAGAAGTAGGAGTCGAAGTGAAGGAACTTGTTCTGGACGCGAGGCAAGGTGAAGTGTCCCCGGCGCTGCCCGAGGCAATCCGCAAGCTGCTGGATCGCCTGCCAGGGCCAGCTTGA
- a CDS encoding DEAD/DEAH box helicase: MERTLDLEVLASALGEHRAGGVLPSAPDLLAAMTELEVAAFRGEREIEDETLATAWYLHGLAALAPETPGYDAVQVRRAFATSAHLMDLALGDERRPEAERLQIAFAAQAGYRRSEQDPNATAVYRQVHALVDITGELRGHIGTLSVEAGVIFLGFDRPELGRALRAWRRQLRGVRAMMRRESLAGTMYGPAEAVVEAVFHLYQFLAVGEERDLLAAQRLLRDVMTQAAGRGDRLARWVAAHLYQLSGEMAASSLYQLLPPGTPRAVSRSFALSEPPVMTLWPPQRQLLMLKRGNPLDPATSRSLISVPTSAGKTLMAQLVICSHLAQRPGRVVYVSPMRSLGREMRGTLRGRLRVLGRRLAAEQPDFPLGTWTSSAQPDGGDVEIVTPERLMHMIRNHPGEALAEVGLVVVDEAHHLGQGRRGFVLESLLTLLQARRDIRLVLLSAAVGNKGDIASWLDPERPEREVYFTDTWRGPRRMHGLMYPNLMAEQAELTERRPTAKHASPVLATVPVETLLDVRPTASSAIARLTTGEVGTRRFAGSAGRWNARTRLPGGIADYQVFAAGAAELTAVGSVLMVVGTRRAARDAALAIAECLPERPEAEALTDYLADTLGTEHPLVRCTRHGVAYHHGALPEDVLHAVEGALRRNELLAIASTSTLTDGVNLPVRTVIIHHKVDGDPLTYDGQRTLSPAELLNAIGRAGRAGRESEGWIFLTRPYPPRPDEFDSLNPDPEQLRVVSALLTDEALTALADAEDTLRQDADGVFALADGIAADFASFVWLVLQLHASSPTPQGNPIDALDALFALSQRGNGRQTSRWLTLADKVATVFETTDPAQAGRWAATGTSLGSARYLDWLANQLAVLLDRHTVDDAIGGDRLAEPEEWSLQRTLDFLTEHQVFDRLLDHVPEVTKTWSFKDKETRGTQMDVPIAPALREWISGTTIPDLARSWQPGVAAGWALEQAVRNISTAFGHALSWTVGALINLVNTSPVLSPGAPRLNTHTAWHIRHGVDTEQALTLLTSGITSRRIAHLLGRDAARLGHRSAGLRQWTAQHHIDGWTRQYEANDYEVQDLLDYVRTPSDPINQLLDNRAATTPLTRLAAGTPDGPVSVARPSERHPTIRVGRDRRRVATVPADRHLDVLAMLDSGLDLNHRLHNGQLITTRRAR, translated from the coding sequence GTGGAGCGCACTCTAGACCTGGAGGTACTCGCGTCCGCGCTCGGCGAGCACCGGGCGGGCGGGGTGCTGCCCAGCGCACCGGACCTGCTGGCGGCGATGACCGAGCTAGAGGTCGCGGCCTTCCGCGGTGAGCGGGAGATCGAGGACGAGACCCTCGCCACGGCGTGGTACCTGCACGGGCTCGCGGCGCTCGCCCCGGAGACTCCTGGCTACGACGCGGTGCAGGTGCGGCGAGCCTTCGCCACAAGCGCGCACCTGATGGACCTCGCCCTGGGCGACGAACGCAGACCCGAGGCTGAGCGGCTCCAGATCGCCTTCGCCGCCCAAGCCGGATACCGGCGCAGCGAGCAGGACCCGAACGCCACCGCCGTCTACCGGCAGGTCCACGCTCTCGTTGACATCACCGGTGAACTGCGCGGGCACATCGGCACCCTGTCGGTAGAGGCCGGCGTCATCTTTCTCGGCTTCGACCGCCCGGAGCTGGGCCGGGCGCTGCGTGCGTGGAGGCGGCAGCTGCGTGGGGTGAGGGCAATGATGCGCCGCGAGTCCCTGGCGGGGACCATGTACGGGCCCGCAGAGGCCGTTGTGGAGGCCGTCTTCCACCTGTACCAGTTCCTGGCAGTGGGCGAGGAACGGGATCTGTTGGCGGCGCAGCGGCTGCTGCGGGACGTGATGACGCAGGCGGCCGGCCGGGGCGATCGGCTCGCGCGGTGGGTTGCCGCGCATCTGTACCAGCTGAGCGGGGAGATGGCGGCCAGCAGCCTGTACCAACTGCTCCCCCCGGGCACTCCCCGGGCAGTGTCGCGGAGCTTCGCACTGTCGGAGCCGCCAGTGATGACGCTCTGGCCGCCGCAGCGCCAGCTCCTGATGCTCAAGCGCGGCAATCCGCTCGACCCGGCGACGTCTCGAAGCCTGATCAGTGTGCCGACCAGCGCGGGCAAGACGCTGATGGCGCAGCTGGTGATCTGCTCGCACCTGGCGCAGCGCCCCGGGCGCGTGGTGTACGTGTCGCCGATGCGCAGCCTGGGGCGGGAGATGCGCGGGACACTGCGGGGCCGGCTGCGGGTGCTCGGGCGGCGCCTGGCTGCAGAGCAACCGGATTTTCCGCTGGGCACCTGGACCTCCTCGGCCCAGCCGGACGGCGGGGACGTGGAGATCGTCACCCCGGAGCGGCTCATGCACATGATCCGCAACCACCCCGGCGAAGCACTGGCGGAGGTCGGGCTGGTCGTCGTCGACGAGGCCCACCACCTGGGCCAGGGGCGGCGCGGCTTCGTGCTGGAGAGCCTGCTCACGCTGCTGCAGGCTCGCAGGGACATCCGACTCGTGCTGCTGTCCGCGGCGGTCGGCAATAAGGGCGACATCGCCTCGTGGCTCGACCCGGAGCGCCCCGAACGGGAGGTCTACTTCACCGACACCTGGCGGGGCCCGCGCCGGATGCACGGGCTCATGTATCCGAACCTCATGGCGGAGCAGGCCGAGTTGACGGAGCGGCGACCGACGGCAAAGCATGCCTCGCCGGTGCTCGCCACCGTGCCCGTCGAGACCCTCCTCGATGTCCGGCCGACCGCCTCGTCCGCCATCGCCCGACTGACTACCGGAGAGGTGGGCACGCGGCGCTTCGCCGGCTCCGCAGGCCGGTGGAACGCGCGGACCCGTCTGCCAGGCGGGATCGCCGACTACCAGGTCTTCGCCGCTGGCGCCGCGGAACTCACTGCGGTCGGCAGCGTGCTGATGGTCGTCGGCACCCGGCGGGCAGCCCGTGACGCGGCACTCGCCATCGCCGAGTGCCTGCCCGAGCGGCCCGAAGCCGAGGCTCTGACCGACTACCTCGCCGACACGCTCGGCACGGAACACCCGCTAGTGCGCTGCACCCGGCACGGCGTCGCCTACCACCACGGCGCCCTGCCCGAGGATGTCCTGCACGCCGTCGAGGGCGCGCTGCGTCGCAACGAGCTCCTGGCGATCGCCAGCACCAGCACCCTCACCGACGGCGTCAACCTGCCCGTGCGCACGGTCATTATCCACCACAAGGTCGACGGCGACCCGCTCACCTACGACGGCCAGCGCACCCTGTCCCCCGCCGAGCTCCTCAACGCCATCGGCCGCGCGGGGCGGGCTGGTCGGGAGAGCGAGGGGTGGATCTTCCTGACCCGCCCCTACCCGCCCCGCCCCGACGAGTTCGACTCCCTCAACCCCGACCCGGAGCAGTTGCGCGTCGTTTCCGCACTGCTGACCGACGAGGCCCTGACCGCACTCGCTGACGCCGAGGACACCCTGCGACAGGACGCTGACGGAGTCTTCGCGCTGGCGGATGGTATCGCCGCAGACTTCGCCTCGTTTGTCTGGCTCGTCCTGCAGCTCCACGCTTCCTCGCCGACGCCGCAGGGCAATCCCATCGACGCCCTGGACGCACTGTTCGCCCTGTCCCAGAGAGGCAACGGCCGGCAAACCAGCCGGTGGCTCACCCTCGCGGACAAGGTTGCCACCGTGTTCGAGACCACCGACCCGGCCCAGGCTGGCCGGTGGGCCGCCACCGGCACCAGCCTGGGGTCGGCCCGCTACCTCGACTGGCTCGCGAACCAGTTGGCCGTGCTGCTCGACCGGCACACGGTGGACGACGCCATCGGAGGCGACCGGCTCGCCGAACCGGAGGAATGGTCGCTTCAACGCACCCTCGACTTCCTCACCGAGCACCAGGTCTTCGACCGTCTACTCGACCACGTCCCGGAGGTCACCAAGACCTGGAGCTTTAAGGACAAGGAGACACGGGGCACACAGATGGACGTCCCGATCGCCCCCGCGCTCCGCGAGTGGATCTCCGGCACCACGATCCCCGACCTCGCCCGTTCCTGGCAGCCCGGCGTCGCTGCCGGGTGGGCGCTCGAACAGGCGGTACGCAACATCAGCACCGCCTTCGGGCACGCCCTGAGCTGGACCGTCGGCGCCCTCATCAACCTGGTCAACACCAGTCCCGTGCTCTCTCCCGGCGCACCCAGGCTCAACACGCACACCGCCTGGCACATCCGCCACGGCGTCGACACCGAGCAGGCCCTGACCCTGCTCACCTCCGGCATCACCTCCCGACGCATCGCCCACCTCCTCGGCCGCGATGCCGCCCGCCTGGGGCACCGGTCGGCCGGCCTGCGGCAGTGGACCGCCCAGCACCACATCGACGGCTGGACACGGCAGTACGAGGCGAACGACTACGAGGTCCAGGACCTCCTCGACTACGTCCGAACCCCCTCCGACCCGATCAACCAGCTCCTCGACAACCGCGCCGCCACCACCCCGCTAACTCGGCTGGCAGCAGGGACACCCGACGGCCCGGTCAGCGTCGCACGGCCTAGCGAGCGCCACCCGACCATCCGCGTCGGCCGCGACCGTCGCCGGGTGGCGACTGTGCCCGCCGACCGCCACCTCGATGTCCTCGCGATGCTCGACAGCGGCCTCGACCTCAACCACCGCCTCCACAACGGTCAGCTCATCACCACCCGGCGCGCCCGGTAG
- a CDS encoding HNH endonuclease — MAVPVAQQRKLTQRSGNICAFPGCGLLLTAQGTPEDPVVVLGEMAHIVAESPNGPRGDSPLTPEERNRYENLILLCNQHHQLIDSEGALAKYTVERLHAMKETHEQRIERRLGGRSNVPTELPPMVNDTVYSNVLPVTQMPRYIYGAPCSVGRENEVRPAAASAGTMTPFILREGRLWAFQDLRDTSNPFVDVVACTETERFSTKEWWTDPDRLGWYVALLNRSLNKLTGRLGLRLDHDHHRYYFEPEAAGVERSVPYRPLNASRATRSVVWQPKKRATGEARNYWLHRAVSLRFFLIGDNQWCLSVRPELRVTSDGFESIQAKYIGRQVTRKKSRLFNHDLLGEVQFWRDFLGRSTPRIFFPFGTDRQNLIVSTSLSSGQVRWPGIPPEHDMPFKNVDYVDDLFTWAEAEGLSEDDDAADEDDDAEETLR; from the coding sequence GTGGCCGTACCTGTCGCGCAGCAACGCAAGTTGACCCAGCGTTCCGGCAATATCTGCGCCTTTCCCGGATGCGGCTTACTGCTGACGGCTCAGGGGACGCCGGAAGACCCCGTTGTGGTGCTTGGCGAGATGGCCCACATCGTGGCGGAGAGCCCGAACGGTCCGCGGGGCGATTCACCGTTGACGCCGGAGGAGCGCAATCGGTACGAGAACCTGATCTTGCTGTGCAATCAGCATCACCAGCTGATCGACTCCGAAGGTGCGCTGGCGAAGTACACGGTGGAGCGTCTGCACGCCATGAAGGAGACTCACGAACAGCGGATCGAGCGCAGGCTTGGCGGGCGTTCCAACGTGCCGACGGAGCTGCCCCCGATGGTCAACGACACCGTGTACAGCAACGTGCTGCCGGTTACGCAGATGCCGCGCTACATCTACGGAGCTCCTTGCTCTGTCGGCCGGGAGAACGAGGTCCGGCCAGCCGCGGCATCTGCTGGGACGATGACGCCGTTCATCCTGCGTGAGGGGCGGTTGTGGGCATTCCAGGACTTGCGGGACACCAGCAACCCGTTCGTCGACGTGGTGGCGTGCACGGAGACCGAGCGCTTCTCCACCAAGGAGTGGTGGACGGATCCCGACAGGCTGGGGTGGTACGTCGCGCTGCTGAACCGGTCGCTGAACAAACTCACCGGACGTCTCGGACTGCGGCTCGACCACGACCACCACCGCTACTACTTCGAACCGGAGGCTGCTGGCGTTGAACGCTCCGTGCCATACCGGCCGTTGAATGCCAGCAGGGCGACCCGGAGCGTCGTATGGCAGCCCAAGAAGCGAGCGACCGGGGAGGCTCGCAACTATTGGCTTCACCGTGCTGTTTCGCTGCGCTTCTTCCTCATCGGTGACAACCAGTGGTGCCTGAGCGTCAGACCCGAGTTGCGTGTCACCTCCGACGGCTTCGAGTCCATACAGGCCAAGTACATCGGGCGGCAGGTGACCCGGAAGAAGTCCCGCCTCTTCAACCACGACCTCCTGGGCGAAGTGCAGTTCTGGCGGGACTTCCTCGGCAGGAGCACTCCGCGGATTTTCTTCCCCTTCGGCACGGACAGGCAGAATTTGATCGTCTCGACATCGCTGAGTAGCGGACAGGTGCGCTGGCCGGGCATTCCCCCCGAGCACGACATGCCCTTCAAGAATGTCGACTACGTGGACGACCTCTTCACCTGGGCCGAGGCGGAGGGTCTGAGCGAGGACGATGATGCCGCCGACGAAGACGACGACGCGGAGGAAACGCTGCGATGA
- a CDS encoding PD-(D/E)XK nuclease family protein, with translation MQPWDNPPGTVGVGRLARIPVRHLRDEEPGCPMNRALSVRRDVFAAERVSSKTPREEFPFALVQELLDQLESGAAQSIEEAMERCRRTRSRCLPQHVTWSAAAAERYLDARRRDQESRDSADVPRTFRAPDAWIAFRTLEEPDERGITDYERTVWGRQYVSDDATLRELVIPTKGDAKERLPLPELAAVASVLYYGTPARIPSFEHHSPALRHPAPPPRPERVRVYSAGLTEGRVRLLRTTETDAFADWTAEEIMDLHEQHVVPRLGRVLDGRDRVAGAHCAGCKVLPECPVVPRAPDLLVLPPPTRPRKRRTVSVSDLRAHRDCPARYHLTRVLKLPASVQENEAVRRGRAVDGWLNARHTSADASPCREVPLPAHLPGLTDDELAPALGMLRAHQARCPLDNPAATRFRPQHRVMAHDPQSDVVVIASCDLVYEERGGVVVRETKTSAFPPGGRSVLLEKHPQLALSLLLLAGGVLGGDSRRSRVELEILRPDGVSLEEFDPGDEATVEHARTVLASYTVPWSAETRYDAVPRPGYDCTGCEALSWCATGKERVAAAG, from the coding sequence GTGCAGCCCTGGGACAACCCTCCCGGTACGGTCGGCGTCGGGCGCCTGGCCCGCATCCCGGTCCGTCATCTGCGCGACGAGGAGCCCGGTTGTCCGATGAACCGTGCTCTCAGTGTCCGCCGCGACGTGTTCGCTGCGGAACGGGTTTCGTCCAAGACTCCACGCGAGGAGTTCCCGTTCGCGCTCGTGCAGGAACTGCTCGATCAACTGGAGTCCGGCGCGGCGCAGAGCATCGAAGAGGCCATGGAGCGGTGTCGCCGGACGCGCTCCCGGTGCCTGCCGCAGCACGTGACCTGGTCGGCGGCGGCCGCGGAGCGTTACCTCGACGCCCGCCGCAGGGACCAGGAAAGCCGCGACAGCGCCGACGTTCCGCGCACGTTCCGCGCCCCGGACGCATGGATCGCGTTTCGCACGCTTGAGGAGCCCGACGAGCGCGGCATCACCGACTACGAGCGCACTGTCTGGGGGAGGCAGTACGTCTCGGACGACGCGACGCTGCGCGAACTCGTGATTCCCACCAAAGGAGATGCCAAAGAGCGACTCCCGCTGCCCGAACTCGCCGCTGTCGCCTCTGTCCTGTATTACGGGACTCCGGCTCGCATCCCATCCTTCGAGCATCACTCCCCAGCTCTCAGGCACCCGGCGCCGCCGCCGCGGCCAGAACGCGTCCGGGTCTACTCCGCCGGCCTTACCGAAGGCCGGGTCCGTCTTCTGCGCACAACGGAGACCGACGCCTTCGCGGACTGGACCGCTGAAGAGATCATGGACTTGCACGAGCAGCACGTCGTGCCCCGGCTCGGCCGTGTCCTCGACGGCCGCGATCGCGTCGCCGGTGCCCACTGCGCAGGTTGCAAGGTGTTACCCGAGTGCCCCGTCGTACCGCGGGCGCCCGATCTCCTCGTGCTCCCACCTCCCACGCGGCCTCGCAAGCGGCGCACGGTATCGGTCAGCGACCTGAGAGCACACCGCGACTGTCCCGCCCGCTACCACCTGACCCGCGTACTCAAGCTGCCGGCCTCCGTTCAGGAGAACGAGGCCGTGCGCAGAGGCCGGGCCGTCGACGGCTGGCTCAACGCCCGGCACACCTCGGCGGACGCCTCGCCGTGCCGCGAGGTGCCCCTACCCGCACACCTGCCCGGCCTCACGGACGATGAGCTGGCCCCCGCCCTCGGCATGCTCCGGGCCCACCAGGCCAGGTGCCCGCTCGACAATCCGGCGGCGACGCGGTTCCGCCCGCAGCATCGAGTGATGGCCCACGACCCGCAGTCCGACGTCGTGGTCATCGCCTCGTGCGATCTGGTCTACGAGGAACGCGGCGGCGTCGTCGTCCGCGAGACCAAGACCAGCGCGTTTCCACCAGGCGGCCGGTCCGTTCTGCTGGAGAAGCATCCGCAGCTCGCCCTCTCGTTACTGCTTCTGGCGGGCGGCGTGCTCGGCGGCGATTCGCGACGATCCCGCGTGGAACTGGAGATCCTGCGCCCGGACGGGGTGTCCCTTGAAGAGTTCGATCCGGGCGATGAGGCCACGGTCGAGCACGCCCGTACCGTCCTTGCCTCGTACACCGTGCCTTGGTCCGCCGAGACCCGCTACGACGCGGTGCCCCGGCCCGGTTACGACTGCACAGGCTGCGAGGCGCTGTCCTGGTGTGCCACTGGTAAAGAGCGCGTGGCTGCCGCAGGTTGA